Proteins encoded together in one Impatiens glandulifera chromosome 1, dImpGla2.1, whole genome shotgun sequence window:
- the LOC124933301 gene encoding uncharacterized protein LOC124933301, which translates to MKFGNSSTEKPLIEDKERMTQLVDDPLYVSAHGNPDMSIVTTLFNGNNYISWSLSMHITLTAKSKQEFIDGSIPYLENIDAQVRWVKEDSLVRSWILNSLIAKEKENFIHTETTMDLWEGIKKRYQIKNEQSSFQIQKEISSMKIHKCCKISEEVEEADVKRRLSQFLTGLNDSYDFVRSQILVSELELDLDRAYASILLVQKQREISHVGEEIIEHSAMAFNSGGGNVRGKIST; encoded by the exons ATGAAGTTTGGAAATTCTTCTACCGAGAAGCCGCTAATTGAAGACAAAGAAAGAATGACACAGTTGGTGGACGATCCTCTATATGTATCTGCACACGGCAATCCTGATATGTCCATTGTTACTACTCTATTCAATGGAAATAACTATATTAGTTGGAGTCTAAGTATGCATATCACACTCACGGCTAAGTCAAAACAAGAGTTTATAGACGGGTCAATTCCTTACCTAGAAAATATTGATGCTCAAGTTCGTTGGGTTAAAGAGGATTCACTCGTTAGATCTTGGATCTTGAATTCTTTGATTgctaaagagaaagaaaattttatacACACTGAGACTACAATGGATCTATGGGAAGGAATCAAGAAACGTTATCAAATCAAGAACGAGCAATCATCCTTCCAAATTCAGAAAGAGATTAGTTCGATGAA GATTCATAAGTGCTGTAAAATTTCagaagaagttgaagaagcTGATGTTAAGAGAAGATTGAGTCAATTTTTAACAGGTTTAAATGATTCTTATGACTTTGTAAGGAGTCAAATTCTTGTGTCTGAATTAGAGCTAGATCTTGATAGAGCATATGCATCTATTCTATTGGTccaaaagcaaagggaaatcagTCATGTTGGAGAGGAGATTATAGAACATTCTGCAATGGCGTTCAATTCAGGAGGAGGAAATGTTCGAGGAAAAATCAgtacataa
- the LOC124927348 gene encoding uncharacterized protein LOC124927348 isoform X1, translating into MESILARALEYTLKYWLKSFTRDQFKLQGRTAQLSNLDIDGDVLHATIGLPPALSVTTAKVGKLEITLPSVSNVQIEPILVEIDRLDLVLKENDDFDACRNTSSATSSTNSGKGSGYGFADKIADGMTVQVRTVNLLIETHGGARKKGETIWMSPMAAITMRNLSLYTTDANWNVVNLKEARDFSNNKKYIYLFKKLEWESLSIDLLPHPDMFAVADSRSGSNKKDDDGAKRMFFGGERFIEGISGQAHITVQRTELNSPLGLEVQLHIPEAVCPALSEPGLRAVLRFLTGLYICLNRGDVNPNDQRCATEAAGRSLVSIIVDHIFLRIKDAEFKIELLMQSLFFSRACVSDGESANYLTRVRIGGLFLSDTFSRPPCTLVEPSVQHVPGSFLQIPEFAKSFCPPIYPLDDQLGQLHDDVPLISLHSLRIQPSPVPPSISSQTTVDCQPLTIHLQEESCLRICSLLADGIVVNPGAVLPDFSVNTVMFFLKGLDVNVPLNVGTKHSSSNFDSSLGSSFAGARLRMEDVLLSESPFLKLNLLNLEKDPACFCLWNSQPVDASQKKWTAKASLITLSLDLSDQPSAVHSSKSPSSFLRCVELKDACTEVAMVTADGSPLINIPPPGGIVRVGVACKHYNSNTSIEQLFFVLDLCAYFGSVSEKIAVIGKQHSVPKNTTNVSVGESILEKVPSDTAVSLAVKGLQLRFLEFSSNDMQGLPLVQFVGEDLFVKVAHRTLGGAMAVSSVIKWNSIEVDCADTGGNSVYENGTILSSEGNDDVMTVNGHHQLRPVFWVHKNRNKTPTQPFLDIIMDHVIPFDASDIECHSLSLSACIAGIRLGGGMNYAEALLHRFGILGSDGGPGEGLSRGLERLSLSPLSKLFKASPMIANEPTRRNANDDSTDTDSGFLSLGAPDDVDVCIEFRDWLFALEGAQDTPRVIITEIEGSVREELCWHTTFRSLLVKANSSPKHVVDGKEKKSYRPKKYPIELITVGVEGLEILKPQALNLILEDGIPSGLKGSSETHGGINLEARVVISGEEGLIDNMSEWGVEHLRFSVHQPIEAVVTKDELQHLALLCTSEVDSMGRIVAGVLRVLKLEKSFGPAAITQLTNLGSESFDRIFTPKKVVTGWSPYSTVNGVSLHPSLESTVNSLEEMLYDSQAKCDALKEAESSSTQHLADIKQLSDKLENMQNVLARLRTQL; encoded by the exons ATGGAGTCCATACTGGCGCGAGCATTAGAATATACGCTTAAGTACTGGCTCAAATCGTTTACTAGAGATCAGTTCAAACTTCAGGGCCGAACTGCTCAGTTGTCTAATTTGG ATATAGATGGAGATGTATTGCATGCCACTATCGGATTACCACCTGCTTTGAGTGTTACTACTGCGAAAGTAGGGAAATTGGAGATAACG CTCCCATCTGTAAGCAATGTACAAATAGAACCCATCCTTGTGGAGATTGATAGACTTGATTTGGTTCTGAAAGAGAATGATGACTTTGATGCATGTAGAAACACAAGTAG TGCAACATCATCCACCAATTCTGGAAAGGGAAGTGGTTACGGATTTGCTGATAAG ATTGCAGATGGAATGACAGTGCAAGTTCGCACTGTTAATTTACTTATTGAAACGCATGGAGGTGCACGTAAAAAGGGAGAAACTATATG GATGTCACCTATGGCGGCTATTACCATGCGCAACCTTTCACTTTATACAACAGATGCGAATTGGAAT gTCGTCAATCTGAAAGAAGCAAGGGATTTCTCAAATAAcaagaaatatatatacttattcaAG AAACTTGAGTGGGAGTCTTTATCCATCGACCTTTTGCCTCATCCTGACATGTTTGCGGTTGCGGACTCTCGAAGTGGCTCCAAtaagaaagatgatgatggtgcAAAGCGAATGTTTTTCGGTGGTGAAAGATTTATTGAAGGAATATCTGGACAAGCTCAT ATTACTGTGCAAAGGACAGAACTAAACAGTCCACTGGGACTTGAGGTTCAGTTGCATATTCCTGAAGCTGTCTGTCCTGCTTTAAGTGAACCAG GATTACGAGCTGTTCTCCGCTTTCTGACTGGATTATATATCTGTCTAAACAGAGGAGATGTAAATCCAAATGACCAACGG TGCGCTACAGAGGCAGCAGGGCGTTCTTTAGTGTCTATCATTGTTGATCACATATTTCTTCGCATTAAGGATGCTG AGTTCAAGATTGAGCTACTGATGCAATCACTTTTCTTTTCTCGG GCATGTGTTTCTGATGGAGAATCTGCCAATTACTTGACTCGCGTGAGGATAGGTGGACTCTTTCTGAG TGATACATTTTCACGCCCTCCATGCACTCTGGTCGAACCATCTGTGCAACATGTGCCGGGAAGCTTTCTGCAGATTCCAGAATTCG CTAAAAGCTTTTGTCCTCCAATATATCCACTGGATGATCAGCTAGGGCAATTACATGATGATGTTCCTTTAATATCTCTCCATTCTCTTCGAATCCAGCCTTCCCCAGTACCACCATCTATTTCTTCTCAGACTACTGTTGATTGCCAGCCACTCACT ATTCATCTTCAAGAAGAATCCTGCTTGAGGATATGTTCCTTGCTTGCTGATGGAATTGTGGTCAATCCTGGTGCTGTTTTACCTGATTTTTCAGTTAATACTGTCATGTTCTTTCTGAAGGGGTTAGATGTAAATGTTCCTCTGAATGTGGGAACAAAACATTCTTCTAGCAACTTTGACAGTTCTCTAGGAAGCAGCTTTGCTGGTGCTAGACTTCGTATGGAGGATGTGTTACTCTCAGAATCACCTTTCCTAAAACTCAATCTACTGAACCTGGAGAAGGATCCTGCTTGCTTCTGTCTTTGGAACAGCCAACCTGTTGATGCTAGCCAGAAGAAGTGGACAGCAAAGGCCTCTTTGATAACTTTGTCTCTAGATTTGAGTGACCAGCCGTCTGCTGTACATAGTTCTAAGTCACCTTCTAGTTTTTTGAGATGTGTTGAGCTGAAAGATGCTTGTACCGAGGTAGCTATGGTTACAGCTGATGGAAGCccattaattaatattcctCCTCCGGGTGGAATTGTTAGAGTTGGCGTTGCCTGCAAACATTATAATTCCAACACTTCCATTGAGCAGTTATTTTTTGTGCTAGATCTCTGTGCATATTTTGGTAGTGTCAGTGAGAAGATTGCTGTCATTGGAAAACAACATAGTGTACCGAAGAATACAACAAATGTATCAGTTGGTGAAAGTATACTGGAAAAGGTTCCTAGTGACACTGCTGTTAGTTTAGCAGTTAAAGGCCTCCAGTTAAGATTCCTAGAATTTTCTTCGAATGACATGCAGGGACTGCCTCTTGTTCAATTTGTTGGAGAAGATCTATTCGTTAAAGTTGCTCATAGAACCCTTGGTGGTGCAATGGCTGTTTCGTCAGTTATAAAATGGAACAGTATTGAGGTGGATTGTGCAGATACTGGGGGAAATTCAGTATATGAAAATGGGACCATCTTATCATCCGAGGGAAATGATGATGTAATGACTGTTAATGGTCATCATCAACTAAGACCTGTCTTCTGGGTGCATAAAAATAGGAACAAAACCCCGACACAACCATTTTTAGATATAATAATGGATCATGTGATTCCATTTGATGCAAGTGATATAGAGTGTCATAGTTTAAGTTTGTCTGCCTGTATTGCTGGTATTCGGCTTGGGGGAGGAATGAACTATGCTGAAGCACTATTACATCGTTTCGGAATACTGGGGTCAGATGGTGGTCCTGGTGAGGGGCTTTCTAGAGGACTAGAGAGATTGTCTCTAAGTCCACTGTCAAAACTTTTCAAAGCTTCACCCATGATTGCTAATGAGCCAACACGGAGAAATGCAA ATGATGATTCGACAGACACAGACAGTGGTTTCTTGAGCCTGGGTGCCCCAGATGACGTGGATGTATGTATAGAATTTAGAGATTGGTTATTTGCCCTTGAAGGTGCACAAGACACACCAAGGGTTATTATTACAGAAATTGAGGGTTCTGTCAGGGAAGAGTTATGCTGGCACACAACTTTCAGAAGTTTACTAGTAAAAGCAAATAGTAGCCCAAAGCATGTTGTGGATGGAAAAGAGAAGAAATCATACAGACCAAAGAAATATCCTATTGAATTAATCACT GTGGGTGTGGAAGGCTTAGAGATCTTAAAGCCTCAGGCTCTAAATCTGATTCTGGAAGATGGAATACCTTCTGGGCTTAAAGGGAGTTCTGAAACACACGGTGGCATAAATTTGGAGGCCAGAGTGGTGATATCTGGAGAAGAGGGCCTCATTGATAACATGTCTGAATGGGGAGTTGAGCACTTGAGATTCTCTGTTCATCAGCCGATTGAGGCAGTTGTGACAAAGGACGAGCTTCAACATCTAGCACTCCTTTGTACGTCTGAGGTCGATTCTATGGGTAGAATAGTAGCCGGTGTCCTGCGGGTTCTGAAGCTGGAGAAGTCCTTCGGTCCTGCAGCTATAACTCAACTAACAAATCTTG GGAGTGAAAGCTTTGATAGAATTTTCACTCCGAAAAAGGTTGTTACTGGTTGGAGTCCATATTCAACCGTTAATGGTGTAAGTCTTCACCCAAGCTTAGAGTCAACTGTGAACTCACTTGAAGAGATGCTGTATGATTCTCAGGCTAAGTGTGATGCTCTTAAAGAAGCTGAATCTTCTTCTACTCAACACCTTGCAGATATTAAACAACTAAGCGACAAATTGGAAAATATGCAGAATGTATTAGCCCGATTGCGAACTCAACTTTGA
- the LOC124927348 gene encoding uncharacterized protein LOC124927348 isoform X2, with translation MTVQVRTVNLLIETHGGARKKGETIWMSPMAAITMRNLSLYTTDANWNVVNLKEARDFSNNKKYIYLFKKLEWESLSIDLLPHPDMFAVADSRSGSNKKDDDGAKRMFFGGERFIEGISGQAHITVQRTELNSPLGLEVQLHIPEAVCPALSEPGLRAVLRFLTGLYICLNRGDVNPNDQRCATEAAGRSLVSIIVDHIFLRIKDAEFKIELLMQSLFFSRACVSDGESANYLTRVRIGGLFLSDTFSRPPCTLVEPSVQHVPGSFLQIPEFAKSFCPPIYPLDDQLGQLHDDVPLISLHSLRIQPSPVPPSISSQTTVDCQPLTIHLQEESCLRICSLLADGIVVNPGAVLPDFSVNTVMFFLKGLDVNVPLNVGTKHSSSNFDSSLGSSFAGARLRMEDVLLSESPFLKLNLLNLEKDPACFCLWNSQPVDASQKKWTAKASLITLSLDLSDQPSAVHSSKSPSSFLRCVELKDACTEVAMVTADGSPLINIPPPGGIVRVGVACKHYNSNTSIEQLFFVLDLCAYFGSVSEKIAVIGKQHSVPKNTTNVSVGESILEKVPSDTAVSLAVKGLQLRFLEFSSNDMQGLPLVQFVGEDLFVKVAHRTLGGAMAVSSVIKWNSIEVDCADTGGNSVYENGTILSSEGNDDVMTVNGHHQLRPVFWVHKNRNKTPTQPFLDIIMDHVIPFDASDIECHSLSLSACIAGIRLGGGMNYAEALLHRFGILGSDGGPGEGLSRGLERLSLSPLSKLFKASPMIANEPTRRNANDDSTDTDSGFLSLGAPDDVDVCIEFRDWLFALEGAQDTPRVIITEIEGSVREELCWHTTFRSLLVKANSSPKHVVDGKEKKSYRPKKYPIELITVGVEGLEILKPQALNLILEDGIPSGLKGSSETHGGINLEARVVISGEEGLIDNMSEWGVEHLRFSVHQPIEAVVTKDELQHLALLCTSEVDSMGRIVAGVLRVLKLEKSFGPAAITQLTNLGSESFDRIFTPKKVVTGWSPYSTVNGVSLHPSLESTVNSLEEMLYDSQAKCDALKEAESSSTQHLADIKQLSDKLENMQNVLARLRTQL, from the exons ATGACAGTGCAAGTTCGCACTGTTAATTTACTTATTGAAACGCATGGAGGTGCACGTAAAAAGGGAGAAACTATATG GATGTCACCTATGGCGGCTATTACCATGCGCAACCTTTCACTTTATACAACAGATGCGAATTGGAAT gTCGTCAATCTGAAAGAAGCAAGGGATTTCTCAAATAAcaagaaatatatatacttattcaAG AAACTTGAGTGGGAGTCTTTATCCATCGACCTTTTGCCTCATCCTGACATGTTTGCGGTTGCGGACTCTCGAAGTGGCTCCAAtaagaaagatgatgatggtgcAAAGCGAATGTTTTTCGGTGGTGAAAGATTTATTGAAGGAATATCTGGACAAGCTCAT ATTACTGTGCAAAGGACAGAACTAAACAGTCCACTGGGACTTGAGGTTCAGTTGCATATTCCTGAAGCTGTCTGTCCTGCTTTAAGTGAACCAG GATTACGAGCTGTTCTCCGCTTTCTGACTGGATTATATATCTGTCTAAACAGAGGAGATGTAAATCCAAATGACCAACGG TGCGCTACAGAGGCAGCAGGGCGTTCTTTAGTGTCTATCATTGTTGATCACATATTTCTTCGCATTAAGGATGCTG AGTTCAAGATTGAGCTACTGATGCAATCACTTTTCTTTTCTCGG GCATGTGTTTCTGATGGAGAATCTGCCAATTACTTGACTCGCGTGAGGATAGGTGGACTCTTTCTGAG TGATACATTTTCACGCCCTCCATGCACTCTGGTCGAACCATCTGTGCAACATGTGCCGGGAAGCTTTCTGCAGATTCCAGAATTCG CTAAAAGCTTTTGTCCTCCAATATATCCACTGGATGATCAGCTAGGGCAATTACATGATGATGTTCCTTTAATATCTCTCCATTCTCTTCGAATCCAGCCTTCCCCAGTACCACCATCTATTTCTTCTCAGACTACTGTTGATTGCCAGCCACTCACT ATTCATCTTCAAGAAGAATCCTGCTTGAGGATATGTTCCTTGCTTGCTGATGGAATTGTGGTCAATCCTGGTGCTGTTTTACCTGATTTTTCAGTTAATACTGTCATGTTCTTTCTGAAGGGGTTAGATGTAAATGTTCCTCTGAATGTGGGAACAAAACATTCTTCTAGCAACTTTGACAGTTCTCTAGGAAGCAGCTTTGCTGGTGCTAGACTTCGTATGGAGGATGTGTTACTCTCAGAATCACCTTTCCTAAAACTCAATCTACTGAACCTGGAGAAGGATCCTGCTTGCTTCTGTCTTTGGAACAGCCAACCTGTTGATGCTAGCCAGAAGAAGTGGACAGCAAAGGCCTCTTTGATAACTTTGTCTCTAGATTTGAGTGACCAGCCGTCTGCTGTACATAGTTCTAAGTCACCTTCTAGTTTTTTGAGATGTGTTGAGCTGAAAGATGCTTGTACCGAGGTAGCTATGGTTACAGCTGATGGAAGCccattaattaatattcctCCTCCGGGTGGAATTGTTAGAGTTGGCGTTGCCTGCAAACATTATAATTCCAACACTTCCATTGAGCAGTTATTTTTTGTGCTAGATCTCTGTGCATATTTTGGTAGTGTCAGTGAGAAGATTGCTGTCATTGGAAAACAACATAGTGTACCGAAGAATACAACAAATGTATCAGTTGGTGAAAGTATACTGGAAAAGGTTCCTAGTGACACTGCTGTTAGTTTAGCAGTTAAAGGCCTCCAGTTAAGATTCCTAGAATTTTCTTCGAATGACATGCAGGGACTGCCTCTTGTTCAATTTGTTGGAGAAGATCTATTCGTTAAAGTTGCTCATAGAACCCTTGGTGGTGCAATGGCTGTTTCGTCAGTTATAAAATGGAACAGTATTGAGGTGGATTGTGCAGATACTGGGGGAAATTCAGTATATGAAAATGGGACCATCTTATCATCCGAGGGAAATGATGATGTAATGACTGTTAATGGTCATCATCAACTAAGACCTGTCTTCTGGGTGCATAAAAATAGGAACAAAACCCCGACACAACCATTTTTAGATATAATAATGGATCATGTGATTCCATTTGATGCAAGTGATATAGAGTGTCATAGTTTAAGTTTGTCTGCCTGTATTGCTGGTATTCGGCTTGGGGGAGGAATGAACTATGCTGAAGCACTATTACATCGTTTCGGAATACTGGGGTCAGATGGTGGTCCTGGTGAGGGGCTTTCTAGAGGACTAGAGAGATTGTCTCTAAGTCCACTGTCAAAACTTTTCAAAGCTTCACCCATGATTGCTAATGAGCCAACACGGAGAAATGCAA ATGATGATTCGACAGACACAGACAGTGGTTTCTTGAGCCTGGGTGCCCCAGATGACGTGGATGTATGTATAGAATTTAGAGATTGGTTATTTGCCCTTGAAGGTGCACAAGACACACCAAGGGTTATTATTACAGAAATTGAGGGTTCTGTCAGGGAAGAGTTATGCTGGCACACAACTTTCAGAAGTTTACTAGTAAAAGCAAATAGTAGCCCAAAGCATGTTGTGGATGGAAAAGAGAAGAAATCATACAGACCAAAGAAATATCCTATTGAATTAATCACT GTGGGTGTGGAAGGCTTAGAGATCTTAAAGCCTCAGGCTCTAAATCTGATTCTGGAAGATGGAATACCTTCTGGGCTTAAAGGGAGTTCTGAAACACACGGTGGCATAAATTTGGAGGCCAGAGTGGTGATATCTGGAGAAGAGGGCCTCATTGATAACATGTCTGAATGGGGAGTTGAGCACTTGAGATTCTCTGTTCATCAGCCGATTGAGGCAGTTGTGACAAAGGACGAGCTTCAACATCTAGCACTCCTTTGTACGTCTGAGGTCGATTCTATGGGTAGAATAGTAGCCGGTGTCCTGCGGGTTCTGAAGCTGGAGAAGTCCTTCGGTCCTGCAGCTATAACTCAACTAACAAATCTTG GGAGTGAAAGCTTTGATAGAATTTTCACTCCGAAAAAGGTTGTTACTGGTTGGAGTCCATATTCAACCGTTAATGGTGTAAGTCTTCACCCAAGCTTAGAGTCAACTGTGAACTCACTTGAAGAGATGCTGTATGATTCTCAGGCTAAGTGTGATGCTCTTAAAGAAGCTGAATCTTCTTCTACTCAACACCTTGCAGATATTAAACAACTAAGCGACAAATTGGAAAATATGCAGAATGTATTAGCCCGATTGCGAACTCAACTTTGA
- the LOC124933451 gene encoding 2S sulfur-rich seed storage protein 1-like gives MGKLTILALLSVLALAEIVTALRITTTVVEDDNIPEQRSHEQIQTKQQLQHCQTYLREIARRPATRRGQGDRLEQCCNDLRSLDQECRCQGLQQAILHQQQQQQQQTHQGEGFQERLLKEAETLPSKCDTTPRTCSFQRPRWI, from the coding sequence ATGGGAAAGCTGACAATCCTCGCCCTCTTGTCCGTCTTGGCCCTAGCCGAGATAGTCACCGCCTTAAGAATCACAACCACAGTTGTAGAAGATGACAATATTCCAGAACAGAGAAGTCACGAGCAAATCCAAACAAAGCAACAGCTTCAGCACTGCCAGACCTACCTCCGAGAGATAGCCCGCCGCCCTGCAACCCGACGTGGACAGGGGGATCGACTTGAGCAGTGCTGCAATGACCTAAGAAGCCTGGACCAGGAGTGCCGCTGCCAGGGTCTTCAGCAAGCCATCCTCCACCAACAACAGCAGCAACAACAACAGACACACCAAGGAGAAGGATTCCAGGAACGGCTTCTCAAGGAAGCAGAGACTCTTCCATCTAAGTGCGACACTACACCACGAACCTGCTCCTTCCAAAGGCCCAGATGGATCTAG